One genomic window of Cyprinus carpio isolate SPL01 chromosome B8, ASM1834038v1, whole genome shotgun sequence includes the following:
- the LOC109091665 gene encoding sorting nexin-2-like: MSEERDPAALSGSAQTEGEEDLFVSAMESPEAARLSAEDISPSSNGPRDDDPDDPDDLFAEATEEVSLDSPERQPILSDGPSPAITPVTISPRVDVFDRSPDLDEDEEENRDTFDIQISVSDPEKVGDGMNAYMVYKVMTKTSLSIFSRDEVCVKRRFSDFLGLHSKLASKYMHMGYIVVPAADERIVVGMTKVKVGKEDLSSVEFVEKRRSALERYLLRTVKHPALLKDPDVLQFLESSELPRAVSTQALSGAGILRMVNKAADAVNKMTIKMNESDAWFEEKQQQFENLDVQLRKLHASVESLVCHRKELSVNTASFAKSAAMLGNSEDHTALSRALSQLAEVEEKIDQLHQDQSYADFYLISELLGDYVRLITAVKGVFDQRMKAWAKWQDAQVMLPAREEAEAKLQYASKPDKLQQATDEIREWEGKVQQGERDFEQISKNIRREVGRFEKDRVKDFRVVIIKYLESLVHTQQQVLNTGRRSYLKPKRSPNSSNHRLSLFHSMIMQETAAQT, from the exons ATGTCGGAGGAGAGGGATCCTGCAGCGCTGTCGGGCTCCGCGCAGACGGAGGGCGAGGAGGATCTGTTCGTCAGCGCGATGGAG tCTCCAGAAGCGGCTCGTCTGTCTGCAGAAGACATCAGCCCCAGCTCTAACGGACCCAGAGACGATGACCCCGACGACCCCGATGACCTCTTCGCTG AAGCGACGGAGGAAGTGTCTCTGGACAGTCCAGAGCGGCAGCCGATCCTGTCAGACGGCCCGTCGCCGGCCATCACACCGGTCACCATCAGCCCCAGAGTGGACGTGTTTGACCGCTCGCCGGACCTG gatgaagatgaagaggagaaCAGGGACACGTTTGACATCCAGATCTCGGTTTCTGACCCTGAGAAAGTTG GTGACGGCATGAATGCGTACATGGTCTATAAAGTGATGACCAAA ACCAGTCTGTCCATATTCAGCAGAGACGAGGTCTGCGTCAAGCGGCGCTTCAGTGATTTTCTGGGTTTGCACAGTAAATTAGCCTCCAAGTACATGCACATGGGCTATATCGTCGTTCCTGCTGCTGATGAGAGGATTGTTGTTG GAATGACGAAGGTCAAAGTGGGGAAAGAGGATCTGTCCTCGGTGGAGTTCGTAGAGAAGAGAAGATCTGCTTTGGAAAG gtatCTGCTGCGGACCGTCAAACACCCGGCGCTGCTCAAAGACCCCGATGTCCTGCAGTTTCTGGAGAGTTCAGAG CTGCCGCGAGCGGTTAGCACACAGGCGCTGAGTGGAGCCGGAATATTGAGGATGGTAAACAAAGCGGCCGACGCTGTCAACAAAATGACAATCAAGATGAATGAATCGGATGC atGGTTTGAGGAGAAACAGCAGCAGTTTGAGAATCTGGACGTTCAGCTCAGAAAACTTCACGCTAGTGTGGAATCACTGGTGTGTCACAGGAAGg AGCTGTCTGTGAACACGGCGTCGTTCGCTAAAAGCGCGGCTATGCTGGGAAACTCGGAGGATCACACGGCGCTGTCGCGAGCTCTGTCCCAGCTGGCCGAGGTGGAGGAGAAGATCGACCAGCTGCATCAGGATCAGTCCTACGCTGATTTCTACCTGATCTCAGAGCTGCTGGGAGACTATGTGCGGCTCATCACCGCCGTCAAA GGTGTGTTTGACCAGCGGATGAAAGCATGGGCCAAATGGCAGGATGCTCAGGTGATGCTGCCCGCAAGAGAAGAAGCCGAAGCCAAGCTACAGTACGCCAGCAAACCTGACAAACTGCAGCAGGCCACGGACGAGATCCGAGAG tgggAAGGTAAAGTGCAGCAGGGTGAAAGAGATTTTGAGCAGATATCAAAGAACATCCGGCGAGAGGTTGGCCGATTCGAG aaAGACAGAGTGAAGGATTTCAGAGTCGTCATCATTAAGTATCTGGAGTCTCTAGTTCACACACAGCAGCAGGTAC TAAATACTGGGAGGCGTTCTTACCTGAAGCCAAAGCGATCGCCTAATTCATCAAACCACCGTCTTTCTTTATTCCACAGCATGATCATGCAAGAAACAGCTGCTCAGACTTAA